AACACCtgtagagtgtgtatgtgtgtgtgtgtgtgtgtgtgtgtgtgtgtgtgtgtgtgtgtgtgtgtgtgtgtgtgtgtgtgtgtgtgtgtgtgtgtgtgtgtgtgtgtgtgtgtgtgtgtgtgtgtgtgtgtgtgtgtgtgtgtgtgtgtgtgtgtgtgtgtgtgtgtgtgtgtgtgtgtatcaatgtCAATCTGCTTCACCTTATTCTGGAGTCGAAAGCTTCAAACAGCAGGTAAAAAGAAAACTTCTAAAGGCAAATGTCCAGTAGATGTATGAAAATCTATGAAAACGCCATGGATGGCAGTAGAAACCTAACACAGGGAAGGGTCACAAGAATATGGGTGAGAGCAGTTGGGGCACATGGATAAGTTAACAGCATCCCTGTCTTCCATCTGTCTATTCGACATTTGAAATTCAATAAAAACAAGTCATGAGTGCAGCAGCACTGCCCCACCCCCTGTAGACCTCCATTTCTCTAtttcactccttctctctttccccttctgtcttttactttccctctcccttgctctttctttctcttacaTAGCAACCGCAATCAAAATGGCAACTAAAGAGGGGCAAACTCCCAAACATCTGACCTAGATGATGTGGCGTCATTGATAGCTGCACGTGATTGGGCGATGAGAGGCTGATGTGTGTTTGTCACTCGCCGATAGATGTCTGTTCTTAGCTGGATGGCTGTCAAGTAAAGCAAGCAGAGTGAAACTATATGAGGAATAGATATCCCAGCGAAACAAATACAGAAGTCAGACATCAAATACTCTGCAACATTAGagtataaatgtgatatttagtTCAAATGGGGGGGTGGCATAGGAAATCAGAATGTCCAAGCCACAGCAACAACAGCATAATGTACACAGAAGAACTATAGTTTATGTTTCTCTACATCATTCACTTAATCCAGGTTTAGAGGGATGTTCAATGTTACCATGTACTTCAATAACCTGGTGAGTCttagtgcatgtgtgtttgagtgttgGCGGATGCAAGTAACACAAGGGGTACTCGTGGGACGTGGCTGAGATAGTTGCACAAAagctcgggggggggggggggttggaaagGACACCCTTTTGAGGGGCTGTAGCTTTTCAGTGGGCTTTTTCAATAGACTCATTTCCACATCAAAACCAGCGCAGGAAAGGGATACTGCCTGGGGGTGGGGAGTAATGAGGAgccctttctctcttcttcatGCTTTTTTGAAAGAGGGGGAAAAGCCCTGATGCTTTAATGATCTCCTTTAATCAAACGTATGGGCTGACATAGCTTTTTCCTTTCAGAGAGCACACAATTACACAGATACTCTATCTTGTCTGCTCTCCTACAATGCTATTAGGGATCTCTATTATAGTATTGTCTCCCAAAGGTTTTCTGCCTTTGTGAATGGTTCAGCTAAGATGCTAGGGCGTCAATGTGGCACATTTCAGTGGTTTTGATTGGTTGAATAAAGACTTTGGCTTGACTAACAAACCTTCAGAAagagacatttcacattcatggTCTGAGTATTTTACTTCATGTCTGGAGAGATATTTTAAGCATATCCAATACCATTTCTCCAATTAATATTTGAATGATTACGCACAGTATGTGAATTACAATGTAATTGTCAATTCCTGTTTGCAATTTGCAGGGAATTTGTATTACATGGATTCTTTAATAACACTGCCATTCAAaaagaccccatttcaaaggaaaaaaGCACTAATTTGGAACTCCGAGGGtgttaatcatgcaaacacatttctATTTGATTGTGGCACGGtgtcagtgagattcaaacctacGATCTTATGTCCTCTAGCCATGGAATTAATCCACTGCGTCACCAGGATGGCGCTTGCATGGCATATGTTTTTAACTCATACAAAGCTGATGATTTTAGTAttttcaaacagaccccatttaaAGGAAGCAAGCACTCGATAAGACCAGGTGTGGTAATTAAAGGGCGTGGACaccacacctgaacacacttaacaagatagaggataaAGGGAGTTTTGTTGATGCTAAGAACAGAAcgtatacatttttaaataacattcttaaaaCGTTCTTTGAACATTAGTTTTCTTGTGTTTTTTAATTAAAACGATTTCTTAAAGCTCCCACCCAGTTTTTTAGTTACATTATGTCTATTAAAGTAACAAAAATGATACTTTATGTCTAATAAATCACTgtgttttaatttaaaaaatatataactcCAAAATATACTTTTTATTTCCCTGAGCCTCCTTGGGCTACTGAAATGCTCCGTCTGATTGTGGGCATTAGGAATCCAAATTTAATATGAAATTTGATATTTACATACACTACCTGATTGGCTGACAGGATGGTCTAGAGCCCACCCTCTTACCCgttcaaaaaacaacaacaaaggcgCATGGTATTCAACTTGTCAGTTGGACCCTTAAAGCAACAAACTTTCATAGGTGTGTAGGCAACTTTTTGTCATCAAAACAAAAGGCATGCATAATGCACCTTCATTTGCTATATCATTGTTGTACTGTTTTCAATAGGTcaccatttacatttaacatgtcatttagcagaagctcttatccagagcgacatacagTTAGTGTATTCATCTTAAGAttgctaggtgggacaaccacatatcacagtcatagtaagtacatttttccccaataaagtatattttagcaaaaTCAGAGCTAGTGGGGGTCAAGTGCAAGTGTTAATTCACGAAAGGCAGAAGATGCAGGACCAGAAAAGCCTGTTTGCATGGTGGACCATCCTGGCCTACACCCTGTCTGCCCTCTATTCATTGCACAGTTAGCAATTCTAAGTATACTTAGTGTAATGAATAAGCAGGTGCAATCAGTGAGTTTAATTGGAACAAGCATAGCGTTACTACACACACAGGCATTGTGTCGCAACATGAAAACGGAAACAATACTGCCTGATTGGTATACAACAGAGTTCTAAATGAAAGGGAAGTAATCAGGGTAGTGATGAAGTCCAGGCTTGCCTAATGAAGGggtgcaggtgtgcgtaatgatggttgccaggtgtgcgtaatgattggTTGTCAGGACCGAtggttagtagaccggcgacATCAAGCGCAGGAGCGGGAATAGACGTGACACTTAGTATTGCTTGATGTATTAGGCTTCTGAGACGTAATGGTCAATAGTATCATCTTCAGTATCATCACCAAGTCTGTTTCACCATTTTGCGAAAAATACTTTGTGGCGATATTGGAGATTATAACTTATTTAAATGTTTCTAATGACTAAACACTCATATAAATAAAGCAACCAGACTCCCCGCTCTGCTGATGAGTATTTTCATCCCCTCATACAGGAGTAATAAATGATAAAGGTCTAGTGCACTAATTTGATGGAATTCTACTTTCTTCataattattttcattttttaattGTAGTTTATCAGGTGCTGGAgtaccctcagcacccctacttccagcGGCTATGGGTGCCACACAAGCAAACCACATCATATTCTCATTTCTATCTTTCCTGTAACAAAGCCAATAATTTATAGAGTAGTCCTCAAGTACATTGACGTTTCACTATTTCTGTTCTGACAATCAGCCAAATGTTAGCTTTGTCTTTGATCTGTTTGTGCTATATAGCTAACTCCTATGTATAGCCAAGCTAACTGCTATggtaacacaacatgacaaccaTCATACATTAGAAGTTAGAAAGACAGCataaacagatctggaaccaggctatagCTTTTCTACAACCTGCACCAACAGCTTGGTATGTACAGCAACCACCACCAGCATAAACCTAGGAGGGTTAGGAGGGAACCAATTCAGCTGCTTCTCTGCCAGTCGATGTttacctgtctgtcctgtctgtgtgtgtctcatatTCTTCATCCTAGTCTTCACCAAGTAGCTCCTCATCAAAAGCATCTTCCTCTTAAGTCCATGACCTCATGGTCCTCATCCTGCATTTCTCAGCGATAACCCTTTAGCACATAAGAAAGGTGATCATGAAAGGAAGGGACTTGTGGAGCTACAAGTTATCAACCTGTTTGTAAGGTGACAAAGTTCAATTTTATAATCCTAGTTTTCACTCTCACATTTGAAAATATGTAACATAATTTAATATCTGATAGTTCATAACTGAAATAATATGACAATGAATGCCTGTAGCAAAGTCAAACCAGCTAGACATCCAGCCTGAGCTTTCATAAGTCATATCATCTATCATTAGGGTTATACATTCATTATTGCATCCAACATCTGGAAGGCTTACTATTTTTTAGGAATCATATCAGATAAATATACACCTAATGAGATATCTCGCTAGCTAATAATAAGAGCTACCCTCTTTCTTTTTTCTGTCTGGAAGGCTAGTAACTATAAATCCAATCACACGGCAGTATTTTtattgaaaaacattttttttacctttatttaacttggcatgtcagttaagaacaaattcttatttacaatgacggccgaccctagccaaacccagacgacgctgggccaattgtgcgccgccctatgggactcccaatcatggccagatgtgatacagcctggatttgaaccagggactgtagtgacgcctcttgcattgAGATTAGTCCACTGCACCACTTGTTTTAGCTCTAATACCTAATGACAAATACTCCTTAAATTGTCAATTTGAGTATTTTATTTTGTACAGTCATCAAAGAAAACACAATACACATGCTAAATCAAGAAGGATACCTTGGTCCGTTTTGGGTGAATGACTGACTGCAGCTTTAACAACAGTCAACAGGCTAGCTACCATTGGTAGCTAGCAATCTAGCTATCATTATTTGAGGATACACTATAGTTGGCCTGGAAATATGATGACATTGCTAAAGTAGGCAAGCAATTAGTAGGAGATAACTTTGCCATCATTATCATGTCATCAAATTTACTTTAGAGATAGCAATTGTCATAACTAGAAAAGTTTGCAATGCTATCTTTAGCTAGCTAAAATCCGGTTCTGTccctcaatcttagctagctagctaaaatgatTCGCCATCTAAAGTCAATTTGGTGACATCACAGTAATGACAAAAGGTTGTCCTACTAATGATTTGCCTCCTTTAGAAATGTCATAGTTTTTCCAAGTCACTATAATGCACTTTAAACTAAATCTTCATCAGTGCATGGTGACTCAGAGAATGCCATTGAGTAACTAGTAGAACATTCATTCAGGCATCAGACCTCACaagaacattcaaaacaataTTGTGTCGAAGCATCCAACCCATGAATAGCATGTCCTTCACTTATAATTGAACATAACTATCCATCTAGACACTTACTTCATGTATGGTTGCTGTTGCTGCCGATTTCAAGATCCATGCGATGCTTGATGGAGCTGCTGGGAAATCCACATGTataccaagctctaagaaacatatggttctcagaacattttGTGCTAGCTGGGAAGTGTTTATGCATGTCACCCATTTAGAAACTTGAAAGCTGGCACACATTAATTTTGCTTTATTGTGACTGGTACATGTGGTTTACATACCACAGAGGGGTCCCAATGTGCAGCTCCAAGACAAACCCAGCTTTTTATGGTGAAATGTAACAGTGGTTTCAGCTCCACGGGGAGACGTGCTGACAAGCCATGGACAATGTCTGCACAGGCAGGACGCAGGCACCAGCaacagggaagagaggatgaTAAAAACGTAATGTCCCTATTTAAGGATAGGCTGGTGGGCTGGACCAGCCCAAAATGTAAATATCATCATTGTTAAGGCCTAATGTGAAATGATGAGGTATAAATGGGTCTGCAGCAGAGTAGCAGACATCCGCAATACTGTACCTATTCAACAAGGATAATGCCATGTATTCTTTAGCTTTATAAAGGCTGAACTTTTGAAAAGCGTGATATTTTAACTGCCTGTGTGTTATATTTGGGAAACGCAGAGAAAAATGTCCTTAAAGGCAGTGTCATGACATCGTTaaaactctgtctctctctttcccgcaCCATGGAATGCTGTCACCCCATGTAAGTTATTTTTTGCTGGAGATGTTTCATTGGAAAACAGAAAGTTCAGCATAGCTTcacaaacacaggcaggcagagaggcctGGAGGCGCTGACTGTTTTCCACCTCAACTGAAgctgcaggtttaaaaaatattacCGCTTTTGTCAACCGACCACAAATTTGGTACAAGGCTTAACTGTGTGGCACACACAGCTTTTTGTTCGCATTTTACTCAAGCATTTTGTTTTCCACAAATGTGACAGAACACTGATGCAATGCAAGGACAGAGTTATACATGAAAGGGCATATAAAATTAACAGCTGATGTCACTTGGGAAAATATGACTAGTTTTGCAGTGAGCGCTTCATACTGCAGGTGGGTCCACAAGGTCATCAGTCTactgaaaaataaacaaaaatgaataAATGTAGGAATGTCACCCAAACGAATGATATATTGATTTTATTCATACAATATATTCTTGCATCTTAGATCTTTATTACCTCAGGAAAATGACCACTGTAGAGCTTGTCAATTTGAAGAGGCACTGTAGCAAATCTAAATCAAAATGTTTTTTGGCAAAATGAATATTTTCAAAGCAGTTATTTAAACCAAAACATTTTTATACTCTTGTAGAATGTCTTTGCTTTGCTCATGTTTATGACAACTACCCCTAACAAGTTGACATATGTTGTAAAGTAATGGAGAGAGTAAAGTCATCAgtgaaaatatataaatatgtttTATTAACATcaatttttcaaaaaaatattaattttcaaaagGCACTTGTACATCTTAACAGGCCCTATATTCATAACTCATAACTCTTTTGTATACAAAAACTTATGAAACACCATGAAGAACTTAAATATACAACACAATAAATAAACTTACAGGGAGGGGAGTATAAACCAAATATTGATACATCCATGCCAGTTCTCTTTTGCATTCATATTCAGTTAGTTAAGCAGAAACAACCAATTGTATGGCATATTATACAATAAATGTTCCCTTTAGAAGCTTATCTGATTCTGCTTTTGCACCAAACTGTGTGGTTTAACTGCAAGCAATTTGGATAATGTCCCTAAACGACAGCACAAACACTGTCACTTTCAGGTATTGCTACTCAACGAACATCAGATGCAGACCAACCTGAGCTTTTCAAATGATCACTTAACAAAATAGCCTCCTTTCCCTTTGGCATTGTCTTTACAAAACACTTTGAGAAATGTCACTTGAAGTGTCAGACGTGTGTTGGGCTCTCTATGTAAGAGTCTGTTTTGGACATGTGGAGCACCACGGCTGGGGCCTTATAGTGGCAGTGGGAGCTGCTGCAGCTGACGCTGCCACAGGGCTTCCTGCTAGTCCGCACCGCCAGCTTCCTGTTGCACAGACCCTGCCAGGTCTGCAGGGTCTTGGAGCTCCACACCCACACACCGCTGGTGATGCCCACCACCAGAGACATAAAGATCTTCAGCATGAACACTGCCACGGTGGGCACCGACTCCTCCAGGGAGCAGTCCTCATTCCGGCGTCCAGGGAATGAAACACACTTGCTTTCCAGAACACGGAACTTCCAGTAGTCCATGTTGAGCCTCTCATAGAAGTAGCATATGATGACGCAGGTGGCGGGCACCGTGTACAGGATGGAGAACACACCGATCTTCACCATCAGCTTCTCCAGCTTCTCCGTGTTAGTGCCGCCTGTCTTCATTATCTTGCGGATGTGGAAGAGCGCTACGAAGCCCGTGAGGATGAAGGAGGTGCCAATGACCAGGTAGCAGGACAGAGGGATGAGCACGAAGCCAGTCAGGGCGTTGACATCCATGCTGCCTACGTAGCACAACCCCGTCAGCTCGTCCCCAGCCACCTTCCTCATGGTGAGGATGACTATGGTCTTCATGGCTGGGATGCCCCAGGCGGCCATGTGGAAGTAGCTGCTGTGGGCCTCGATGGCCTCGTGGCCCCACTTCTTACCAGCGGCCAGGAACCAGGTGAGGGTGAGGATGACCCACCAGATGGATGAGGCCATACCAAAGTAGTAAAGGATGAGGAAGACGATGGTGCAGCCTGTGGACTCCAGCCCCTCCTGGATGATGTAGAGCTCGCCATTCTCCCGGTCACAGGCGATGTTCTCGGCCCCGGCCACCGAGCGGATGACGAAGGCCACCGAGTAGACGTTGTAGCACATGGAGAGGAAGATGATGGGCCGCTCCGGGTACTGGAAGCGCTGCGGGTCCAGCAGGAAGGTGAGGACGGTGAAGGCGGTGGAGACAAAGCAGAGTGTGGACCACACCGCCATCCAGATGAAGGCAAAGTCCTTGTCCTTCTTTGACCAGAACACGTCTACTGCAGAGGAGCAGCGTGGGGCGCACGACTGGCTCTTCTCCACGTACTGGAACTTCTCCGGGTTCTCGCAGGAGCCCAGGCTGGTGCCAGAGCGCCCGCTGGTACCTGAGCTGGGCTGCCTGGGTCTGGGGGGCAC
Above is a genomic segment from Oncorhynchus masou masou isolate Uvic2021 chromosome 12, UVic_Omas_1.1, whole genome shotgun sequence containing:
- the LOC135550791 gene encoding frizzled-9, yielding MDVFNLRIAILLWCQLVIVASSLEIGAYDLERGRHAKCEPITIPMCQGIGYNMTRMPNFMKYASQAEAGIKLNEFSPLVEYGCDIHLRFFLCSLYVPMCTDKVSTTIPACRPMCEQARQKCSPIMEKFSFGWPDSLDCSKLPTKNDPNSLCMEAPENDTKQETKKGEGMLPVPPRPRQPSSGTSGRSGTSLGSCENPEKFQYVEKSQSCAPRCSSAVDVFWSKKDKDFAFIWMAVWSTLCFVSTAFTVLTFLLDPQRFQYPERPIIFLSMCYNVYSVAFVIRSVAGAENIACDRENGELYIIQEGLESTGCTIVFLILYYFGMASSIWWVILTLTWFLAAGKKWGHEAIEAHSSYFHMAAWGIPAMKTIVILTMRKVAGDELTGLCYVGSMDVNALTGFVLIPLSCYLVIGTSFILTGFVALFHIRKIMKTGGTNTEKLEKLMVKIGVFSILYTVPATCVIICYFYERLNMDYWKFRVLESKCVSFPGRRNEDCSLEESVPTVAVFMLKIFMSLVVGITSGVWVWSSKTLQTWQGLCNRKLAVRTSRKPCGSVSCSSSHCHYKAPAVVLHMSKTDSYIESPTHV